The proteins below are encoded in one region of Styela clava chromosome 4, kaStyClav1.hap1.2, whole genome shotgun sequence:
- the LOC120327251 gene encoding uncharacterized protein LOC120327251: protein MDELDYYLRVVIGKDAGLIFLCVFGAVLNSVMLYMLLSKKQIRSSVHTVYMVQIALTDLLVCAVWLVLTSVIIHNLLLETRDSPSYEPNHTEEVETNESSEYATITEDPQAGPIQYRTWRIMYTWYNFHYYTNIFLLASMSVERCAAVWKSMRCQRYQYNRKIIIGVSILMWILAFVFVLPNLIDPDLMVSDSDSPSSVSRTIKSEEIPSVSPQEWDEKTSDALQQVFRDRALKHNELIGVPRSGKIKVDEIGTDPLERPFDAEVKIYKADLETLYECYTLMLHAYNNNRDYVRDHGAITIEGCLTSIVGIMHAYSAEFRNASANRGDDGPILDYSTDYYQPFNDLYENYGTDPYDEMGNREPPLIPGDDSMIKPEIYNNETGVLEAVEKHFYQELLADAVKTLLEHHHNASQNEACDPNLSDAARVYVLVVNLVLGFFVPFSIIVFSYVSIAYMIGKRARSRMNPGISETSTTHFAHNYLQNQSTTNIPLGPINMREKHSRTRRDSMGRRMSDFMRYVVLRKPQGGADNRTYWTESDRGETPSGSMHKSPYSASSRPYEDSSSANGKSDGFSPSGKLSAKTPEETKSSSSSPEDDPLYDEELQEAIRQLRSVQMRGTAGNDTNTKVNPRIKKYSFCFDATNENIPQTIEEHPYEMEENDDDESFLTTSNRSSANEVLQSGATNHASLLLMQRNPRRESGGSYGSSMDSMATDQTSLHTSLHDKRYSAATTMSALTPPTPIEPSNPNANAFFPPDEKLPYNRSQSAESGYPLLGDRTDGHHSGDQRSPRPNKPGSQLNDIKLKLYRNSLRKQGDDTDIGALLSKENDGHSSPDISKTDQASTSSTVTKPTARERYSYPRMTRSKSAPGDHINSVKHGKRSGDDHGQSSISQYPKYHRQNSSTSTVYFQRGRTYSTTSRGSVGGTSILHKTMARKNAERHLRVSRTVLAYVIVFAICWLPQRITYLLYVIEALMGATDDICIKLISGTRLLSFISVLLNPAVYIMTQRDIRAYIRNSYCVTKLRHWYTKCTRKRHVRAEYNAARSRDNEETTDRKHDIELQIRHDQEIEKELSSNRQTNGARPNFRVASPQRMSSPQRPAIHARKNQSGTTHETFAPTTAILRRGATTIDEMKEEEEAAEESLEKEMKRIAAEEENCRKDDINKNWLESSEDDIISAKNTSGSGNKTSSSSSKSENFEEFWMRWLKSGGAELLSPANGNLSSTDTPSRIDPSLAELDDIVQTKIPNGTNNEISETMILK, encoded by the exons ATACGATCGTCGGTTCACACGGTATATATGGTACAAATTGCATTGACGGATCTCTTGGTGTGCGCAGTATGGTTGGTCCTAACAAGCGTCATCATACACAACCTACTACTAGAGACACGCGATTCTCCATCTTATG AACCGAACCACACGGAAGAAGTGGAAACAAATGAATCCTCTGAATACGCCACAATCACTGAGGATCCTCAGGCTGGTCCAATTCAATATCGGACATGGAGAATAATGTATACATGGTACAATTTTCACTATTACACGAACATATTCCTGTTGGCAAGCATGAGCGTGGAGCGTTGCGCAGCTGTCTGGAAGTCAATGAGATGTCAAAGATATCAGTACAAC AGAAAAATCATCATCGGCGTCAGTATTTTAATGTGGATTCTGGCGTTTGTTTTTGTACTACCAAATTTGATTGATCCTGATTTGATGGTAAGCGACAGTGACTCTCCGAGTAGCGTAAGTCGAACGATCAAGTCAGAAGAAATTCCTTCAGTAAGTCCCCAGGAATGGGACGAAAAAACTTCAGATGCACTACAGCAAGTTTTTCGCGATCGCGCTTTAAAGCACAACGAATTGATCGGAGTACCGAGAAG tggaAAGATCAAAGTTGACGAAATCGGCACAG ACCCTTTGGAGAGACCTTTTGATGCTGAAGTGAAAATATACAAGGCAGATTTGGAAACACTTTATGAATGTTACACTCTGATGCTACATGCGTACAACAATAACAGAGACTATGTACGTGATCACGGAGCAATAACGATCGAAGGTTGTCTGACAAGCATAGTGGGAATTATGCATGCCTACTCCGCGGAGTTCAGAAACGCATCAGCAAATAGGGGAGACGATGGGCCAATCCTTGATTATTCAA CTGACTACTATCAACCATTTAATGACCTTTACGAAAATTATGGCACTGATCCATACGATGAAATGGGCAACAGGGAACCACCACTAATCCCCGGAGACGACTCGATGATTAAACCAGAAATATATAACAACGAAACTGGAGTTCTG GAAGCAGTAGAAAAGCACTTTTATCAAGAGCTATTGGCTGACGCTGTCAAGACTCTATTGGAACATCATCACAATGCAAGCCAGAATGAAGCCTGCGATCCAAATTTGTCAGACGCGGCAAGAGTATACGTTCTTGTCGTAAATTTGGTGCTGGgtttctttgttccattctccATCATCGTTTTCAGTTATGTCTCTATTGCATATATGATAGGAAAGCGAGCACGCAGTCGAATGAATCCCGGCATTAGTGAAACCTCTACAACACATTTCGCGCACAACTACCTCCAAAACCAATCGACCACAAACATCCCACTGGGACCGATTAATATGAGAGAAAAGCATTCCCGCACACGAAGAGATTCAATGGGACGTCGCATGTCTGACTTTATGAGATACGTTGTTTTACGAAAACCACAAGGTGGTGCAGACAATCGTACGTATTGGACTGAAAGCGATCGCGGAGAGACACCTTCTGGAAGTATGCACAAATCGCCATATTCCGCTTCTTCCAGGCCGTACGAAGACTCGAGCAGTGCAAACGGTAAATCTGACGGCTTCAGTCCATCCGGGAAGTTGTCCGCAAAAACGCCAGAAGAAACCAAATCTTCGTCTTCGTCGCCTGAAGACGATCCATTATACGACGAAGAACTTCAAGAAGCTATAAGGCAATTGAGATCAGTACAAATGCGGGGCACTGCCGGAAATGACACAAACACAAAAGTGAATCCGAGgatcaaaaaatattctttttgttTTGATGCAACTAACGAAAATATACCTCAGACGATCGAAGAACATCCCTATGAAATGGAAGAAAATGATGACGACGAAAGCTTTCTCACTACGAGTAACAGATCGAGCGCCAACGAAGTTTTGCAATCAGGGGCAACCAATCACGCTTCACTGTTATTAATGCAGCGTAACCCCAGGCGGGAAAGTGGAGGATCCTACGGGAGCTCAATGGATAGTATGGCTACTGATCAAACGTCTTTGCACACCAGTCTTCATGATAAGCGTTATTCTGCAGCGACAACAATGTCTGCGCTTACGCCACCCACACCTATTGAGCCGAGCAACCCGAATGCAAATGCATTTTTCCCACCTGATGAAAAGTTACCATACAATCGATCACAAAGTGCCGAATCAGGGTATCCATTATTGGGAGATAGAACAGATGGACATCACTCTGGGGACCAACGATCTCCAAGACCCAACAAACCCGGCTCGCAACTCAACgacataaaattaaaattatatcgAAACTCACTAAGAAAACAAGGAGATGATACAGATATCGGAGCGCTActttcaaaagaaaatgacGGTCATTCTTCACCTGATATAAGCAAAACTGACCAAG CCTCTACCTCATCAACTGTTACTAAACCTACAGCGCGTGAGCGATATTCTTATCCGAGAATGACCAGAAGTAAGTCTGCTCCAGGAGACCATATTAATTCTGTGAAACATGGAAAGAGATCAGGCGATGATCATGGACAAAGTAGCATATCACAGTATCCTAAATACCACAGGCAAAATTCGTCAACGTCGACAGTATACTTTCAGCGGGGTCGAACTTATTCTACAACATCAAGAGGTAGTGTCGGAG GTACCAGTATTTTGCACAAAACCATGGCACGAAAAAATGCAGAACGTCATCTTCGGGTTTCTCGCACTGTACTCGCCTACGTCATCGTTTTTGCCATTTGCTGGCTGCCTCAGCGTATCACTTACCTTCTCTACGTCATAGAG GCATTAATGGGAGCTACAGACGATATTTGCATCAAGCTAATATCGGGGACCAGATTGCTGAGTTTCATAAGCGTGCTTCTCAACCCTGCGGTATACATCATGACACAACGGGATATACGAGCTTATATTCGTAATAGTTATTGCGTGACTAAACTGCGTCACTGGTACACAAAGTGCACACGCAAACGACACGTCAGAGCGGAGTACAACGCAGCTAGAAGTCGTGATAATGAAGAAACCACCGATCGAAAACATGACATTGAACTTCAGATTAGACATGACCAGGAAATAGAGAAAGAATTATCAAGTAATCGTCAAACAAATGGTGCTCGGCCAAATTTCCGCGTGGCGAGTCCACAACGTATGTCCAGCCCACAGCGACCTGCAATACATGCGAGGAAAAACCAAAGTGGTACAACTCATGAAACATTTGCACCGACAACTGCAATTTTGCGACGTGGTGCCACAACGATTGATGAGATGAAAGAAGAGGAAGAAGCTGCGGAAGAAAGCCTCGAAAAGGAAATGAAAAGAATCGCAGCGGAAGAGGAAAATTGCCGCAAagatgatataaataaaaactggtTGGAATCCTCAGAGGACGATATTATATCTGCAAAAAATACTTCAGGCAGTGGGAATAAAACATCAAGTTCTAGCTCAAAATCAGAAAACTTTGAAGAATTTTGGATGCGTTGGTTGAAAAGTGGGGGAGCTGAACTTTTGTCACCAGCCAATGGAAATTTATCAAGCACTGACACCCCAAGTAGAATAGACCCTAGTCTTGCAGAACTGGATGACAttgtacaaacaaaaataccaaatggcacaaataatgaaataagtGAAACGATGATATTGAAATAG